One Clupea harengus chromosome 11, Ch_v2.0.2, whole genome shotgun sequence DNA window includes the following coding sequences:
- the LOC116222492 gene encoding uncharacterized protein LOC116222492: protein MVTYILWSALVWTCKGLLFTWRFLWISPYHAIQESPREPYETGRGEGWDRASRLKHRPPLQKRLSAAEEDIQKLKNHLNSQKESWERRFLKLQKRQQDLQNQLASEAWVRSGVYLGQEGIQIPRELLFEAMLENGPLSQFDEQGQDFPRTTLRRHEMMALRADQNMSSLSSSSACDSSPPSVSSVNTNTSVGSWRSGSGPHRVFVPHSPLDLQVGHRVRVMLPSGRISTGTLRYLGTVGGSQDYQLGIELERADNASQSGVLQGQHYFECMPGHGAFVPFQKLLMAWE from the exons ATGGTGACATACATCCTGTGGTCAGCACTGGTATGGACATGCAAGGGGTTACTGTTCACATGGAGGTTTCTTTGG ATTAGCCCATACCATGCAATACAAGAGTCTCCAAGGGAACCGTATGAAACAG GCCGTGGTGAGGGCTGGGACAGGGCCAGTAGGCTTAAGCACAGGCCTCCCCTCCAAAAGAGGCTGTCAGCTGCTGAGGAGGATATCCAGAAACTGAAGAACCATCTCAACAGCCAGAAGGAATCATGGGAGAGGAGATTCCTGAAACTGCAGAAGAGGCAGCAGGACCTACAAAACCAG CTGGCCTCTGAGGCTTGGGTAAGAAGTGGAGTCTACCTCGGGCAGGAAGGGATACAGATTCCCAGAGAACTGCTGTTTGAGGCCATGTTGGAGAATGGGCCACTGAGCCAGTTTGATGAACAGGGCCAGGACTTTCCAA GGACCACCCTCAGGAGGCACGAGATGATGGCATTAAGAGCTGACCAAAACATGTCCTCACTGTCCTCATCATCAGCGTGTGACTCCAGCCCCCCTTCAGTTTCGTCtgtgaacacaaacaccag TGTGGGTTCCTGGCGGAGTGGCAGTGGCCCCCACCGGGTGTTTGTGCCTCACTCCCCCCTAGACCTGCAGGTTGGCCACCGGGTCCGGGTTATGCTGCCCTCGGGTCGGATCAGCACCGGCACCCTGCGCTACTTGGGCACTGTGGGCGGCTCCCAGGACTACCAGCTGGGGATAGAGCTGGAACGCGCTGACAACGCCTCCCAGTCTGGAGTCCTCCAGGGACAGCACTACTTTGAATG CATGCCTGGACATGGTGCATTCGTACCCTTTCAGAAGTTGCTTATGGCCTGGGAatga